A genome region from Pristis pectinata isolate sPriPec2 chromosome 4, sPriPec2.1.pri, whole genome shotgun sequence includes the following:
- the gpr34b gene encoding LOW QUALITY PROTEIN: probable G-protein coupled receptor 34b (The sequence of the model RefSeq protein was modified relative to this genomic sequence to represent the inferred CDS: inserted 2 bases in 2 codons; deleted 1 base in 1 codon), translating to METASLSISYRLSENGSKLLETRMEGNKPANHNCSIHQDFLMVFFTNNVLLHFLTGLISNVSALLVFFFIQTKKNSIHVYLINMAIADLLLIVCLPFRIAYHANHDQWMLGKLFCKTIGILFYMNMYVSITLLGFISMDRYLKIIKPLQHFKLQEVTISLYDCGIIWGVSILIGIIEIWRSKATDNSTKCFHYRAKSHLTAIINLLIVIXFWVVFFFLISSYAKIAKKLSKLNREKPDLSNKNIFKNVVMKTFIIPTIFTVCFVPFHISRFFYIASQLQQASCYWKNVXNKTNEISLLLSAFNSCLDPIMYFLLSKTVRRTVLSLINGKLQKDSRSETT from the exons ATGGAAACTGCCAGTTTGTCAATAAGCTACCGGCTATCAGAAAATGGAAGTAAATTGCTAGAAACAAGGATGGAAGGCAACAAACCAGCCAACCATAACTGCAGCATACATCAGGACTTTCTAATGGTTTTTTTTACCAATAATGTACTCCTTCATTTTTTAACAGGACTGATAAGCAACGTTTCAGCACTCTTAGTGTTTTTCTTCATACAAACCAAGAAAAACTCCATTCATGTCTACCTGATCAATATGGCAATTGCAGACCTCCTCTTAATTGTCTGCTTACCTTTCAGAATAGCATATCATGCAAATCATGACCAATGGATGTTAGGAAAATTGTTCTGCAAGACCATAGGCATTTTGTTTTATATGAATATGTATGTTAGCATCACACTTTTGGGATTCATTAGTATGGATCGgtacttaaaaataataaagcCATTGCAGCACTTTAAGTTACAAGAAGTCACCATAAGCTTGTATGAT TGTGGCATAATCTGGGGTGTCTCCATTCTGATTGGTATAATAGAGATTTGGAGGAGCAAAGCAACTGACAATTCCACCAAATGCTTCCATTATAGAGCAAAAAGTCACTTGACAGCAATTATCAATCTTCTCATTGTAA TTTTTTGGGTTGTGTTCTTTTTCCTCATCAGTTCATATGCAAAGATTGCAAAAAAACTTTCTAAGCTCAATAGAGAAAAGCCAGACTTATCCAACAAGAACATTTTCAAAAACGTTGTAATGAAAACATTCATTATTCCCACCATTTTCACCGTATGTTTTGTCCCATTTCACATCTCCCGTTTCTTTTATATCGCATCTCAGCTCCAGCAAGCGAGCTGTTACTGGAAAAATG gtaataaaacaaatgaaatatcaCTTCTGTTATCTGCTTTCAACAGTTGCCTGGATCCAATAATGTATTTTCTGCTCTCCAAGACTGTTAGAAGAACTGTATTGAGCTTAATTAATGGAAAACTCCAGAAAGATTCAAGAAGTGAAACCACATAA